One stretch of Chloroflexota bacterium DNA includes these proteins:
- a CDS encoding rhodanese-like domain-containing protein translates to MPRKNPGEPFYRISSEEAKQMVDSDPNVAVVDVRNPDEYTAGHVKDALWVPVDQVLARFDELPKDKTLLFICAMGQRSALACEMSAAMGFDPEKLYNIEDGTPGWVNRDYPVSYGDEP, encoded by the coding sequence ATGCCAAGGAAGAACCCGGGCGAGCCCTTCTACCGGATCAGCTCAGAGGAAGCCAAGCAAATGGTCGACAGCGACCCCAACGTCGCCGTCGTCGATGTGCGCAACCCGGACGAGTACACCGCCGGGCATGTGAAGGACGCCCTCTGGGTGCCCGTCGACCAGGTGCTGGCCCGCTTCGATGAGCTGCCCAAGGACAAGACCCTCCTCTTCATCTGCGCCATGGGGCAGCGGAGTGCGCTGGCGTGTGAGATGTCGGCGGCAATGGGCTTCGACCCCGAGAAGCTGTACAACATTGAGGACGGCACCCCCGGCTGGGTCAATCGCGATTACCCCGTCAGCTACGGCGACGAGCCGTAA
- the mtnP gene encoding S-methyl-5'-thioadenosine phosphorylase, protein MPSAIIGVIGGTGLSELSGLTDVQEINVNTPFGAPSGPIVVGSYHGVEIAFLSRHGVGHRLTPTELPVRANIYALKLLGVERVISISAVGSLREEMAPQHMVVPDQLIDRTRQRVSSFFGDGIVAHVSFAEPFCPTLRHLLVDACREAEATVHDGGAYVVMEGPAFSTVAESQLYRSWGAGVIGMTALPEAKLAREAELCYGTLACVTDYDVWHPDHDSVTVEVVLRNLHHNVATAQAVLQTIVPQLTGDRDCPCGHALDMAVVTAPDARPEGAKQRLKLLLGDRA, encoded by the coding sequence ATGCCTAGCGCGATCATCGGCGTCATCGGCGGCACCGGCCTCAGTGAGTTGTCGGGTCTGACGGACGTCCAGGAGATCAACGTCAACACGCCCTTCGGCGCGCCCAGCGGGCCCATCGTCGTCGGCAGCTACCACGGTGTCGAGATCGCCTTTCTCTCCCGCCACGGGGTGGGGCACCGGCTCACCCCGACGGAGCTTCCCGTCCGCGCCAACATCTACGCCCTCAAGCTCCTCGGCGTCGAGCGCGTCATTTCCATCAGCGCCGTCGGCAGCCTCAGGGAGGAAATGGCCCCCCAGCACATGGTGGTCCCCGACCAGCTTATAGACAGGACACGCCAGCGCGTGTCCTCGTTTTTTGGCGACGGCATCGTGGCCCACGTGAGTTTCGCCGAGCCCTTCTGCCCCACCCTCCGCCACCTCCTCGTCGACGCCTGCCGCGAGGCCGAGGCCACGGTCCACGACGGCGGCGCCTACGTCGTGATGGAGGGCCCGGCCTTCTCGACGGTTGCCGAGTCGCAGTTGTACCGTTCCTGGGGCGCGGGCGTCATCGGCATGACCGCGCTCCCGGAGGCGAAGCTCGCGCGGGAGGCTGAGCTGTGCTACGGGACGCTCGCCTGCGTGACCGATTACGATGTATGGCATCCGGACCACGATTCGGTCACCGTCGAGGTTGTGCTGCGCAACCTGCACCACAACGTCGCGACGGCGCAGGCCGTGCTGCAGACCATCGTGCCGCAGCTCACCGGCGACCGCGACTGCCCCTGCGGCCACGCGCTCGACATGGCCGTCGTCACCGCGCCGGACGCGCGGCCCGAGGGTGCGAAGCAGCGGCTGAAGCTGCTTCTCGGTGATAGGGCATAG
- the mtnA gene encoding S-methyl-5-thioribose-1-phosphate isomerase, which translates to MRPIEWTGGRLRLLDQRLLPARVELVELERWEDVVVAIQSMQVRGAPAIGVAGAYGLVLAARTLAARALSHLDLPAFREQLATAARQLAAARPPAVNLRWAVARALRAADAAATPTDAAERILREAQAIEAEDLRANMAIGAHGAALLPLRARVLTHCNTGSLATAGYGTALGVVRAAWEQGKLKDVVATETRPLLQGARLTAWELSQEGIPTTLIVDSAAASILRDGGIAAVIVGADRIAANGDVANKIGTYMLAVLAKAHGVPFYVAAPSSTVDVDTPTGSAIPVEQRDPSEVAAPDGVEVSNPAFDVTPADLVTAIITERGVFTPPYAESLRSGAANA; encoded by the coding sequence GTGAGGCCGATCGAGTGGACCGGCGGCCGCCTGCGCCTGCTCGACCAGCGGCTGCTGCCCGCGCGCGTCGAGCTCGTCGAGCTCGAGCGCTGGGAGGACGTCGTCGTCGCCATCCAGTCGATGCAGGTGCGCGGCGCGCCAGCCATCGGCGTCGCAGGCGCCTACGGCCTCGTCCTTGCAGCGCGCACCCTCGCCGCGCGAGCGCTCTCCCACCTCGACCTTCCGGCATTCCGCGAGCAGCTCGCCACCGCCGCCCGGCAGCTTGCCGCCGCCCGTCCGCCCGCCGTGAACCTGCGATGGGCCGTCGCCCGCGCCCTCCGCGCCGCCGACGCCGCTGCAACCCCGACCGACGCCGCTGAGCGCATCCTCCGCGAGGCCCAGGCCATCGAGGCGGAGGACCTCCGCGCGAACATGGCCATCGGCGCGCACGGTGCGGCGCTTCTGCCGCTGCGCGCGCGCGTGCTCACCCACTGCAACACCGGCTCCCTCGCGACGGCCGGCTACGGCACCGCCCTCGGCGTCGTCCGGGCGGCCTGGGAGCAAGGGAAGCTGAAGGATGTCGTTGCAACCGAGACGAGGCCCCTCCTGCAGGGCGCGCGCCTCACGGCGTGGGAGCTCTCCCAAGAGGGCATCCCCACGACGCTCATCGTCGACAGCGCCGCGGCCTCCATCCTCCGCGATGGCGGCATCGCCGCGGTCATCGTGGGCGCCGACCGCATCGCGGCCAACGGCGACGTCGCCAACAAGATCGGCACCTACATGCTCGCCGTCCTCGCGAAGGCCCACGGCGTGCCCTTCTACGTCGCCGCGCCCTCCAGCACCGTCGACGTGGACACCCCCACGGGCAGCGCGATACCCGTCGAGCAACGTGACCCGTCCGAGGTGGCCGCACCCGACGGCGTCGAGGTCTCCAACCCCGCATTCGACGTGACCCCCGCCGACCTCGTCACCGCCATCATCACCGAGCGCGGCGTCTTTACGCCCCCTTACGCCGAGAGCCTGCGATCGGGGGCCGCGAATGCCTAG
- a CDS encoding intradiol ring-cleavage dioxygenase encodes MKAIRFIVLASLLSIAPASVACTDASSDPDAAGASVAGAPSSSLEPESTGSSVGSVDVTQPSCDLTPRQTEGPFYFDPGMERRDITEGKPGTPLVVELRLVEAETCVPIPGASVDIWHSDALGQYSGYTGQGVNNADTRGETFLRGTQITDFGGFVEFETVYPGEYSGRTAHIHFKARTDERDLIASQLYFPDDITETVAATEPYSALGVRTTTNANDSVLRDDPVELGLLGSVTQVGGGYAVSLTIAVNP; translated from the coding sequence TTGAAAGCCATCAGGTTCATCGTTCTAGCCTCACTGCTGTCGATTGCGCCGGCCTCGGTCGCGTGCACGGATGCTTCGAGCGACCCAGACGCCGCGGGAGCATCCGTGGCGGGCGCACCGTCCTCCTCACTCGAGCCCGAGTCTACCGGCAGTTCAGTCGGCTCCGTCGATGTCACCCAGCCCTCGTGTGACCTCACCCCTCGGCAAACGGAAGGCCCGTTCTACTTCGACCCGGGCATGGAGCGGCGCGACATCACCGAGGGCAAGCCAGGCACACCCCTTGTAGTCGAACTCCGTCTCGTGGAGGCGGAAACGTGCGTGCCGATTCCCGGCGCTAGCGTTGACATTTGGCACTCGGATGCGCTTGGCCAGTACTCAGGCTACACGGGCCAGGGCGTTAACAACGCGGACACCAGGGGAGAGACGTTCCTCCGCGGCACGCAGATCACGGACTTCGGCGGCTTCGTCGAGTTCGAAACGGTCTACCCTGGCGAGTATTCCGGCAGGACAGCCCACATTCACTTCAAGGCCCGCACAGATGAACGGGACCTGATTGCGTCACAGTTGTACTTCCCCGACGACATCACGGAAACTGTCGCCGCAACGGAGCCCTATTCGGCGCTGGGTGTCCGCACTACGACCAACGCAAACGACAGCGTTCTCCGCGACGACCCCGTCGAACTTGGCCTCCTGGGCAGCGTGACACAAGTAGGCGGCGGCTACGCCGTTTCGCTGACAATTGCGGTCAACCCCTGA
- a CDS encoding glucose 1-dehydrogenase, giving the protein MGRLDGKVALISGGAKGQGATEARMFAKEGAKIVIGDLLDAEGQAVAAEIAEMGGDCTYVHLNVTSEADWRAAVETAVSEYGKVDVLINNAGILMNGRVEDTTEAEWDAVLDVNAKGVFLGTKAVIDEMRKAGGGSIINISSTSGLVGSFNTTAYNASKGAVRLLTKSTALQYGREGIRANSIHPGPIDTEMIQLVWQDPGRSREETVARIALGRIGTVEDIANGALFLASEESSFMTGSELVMDGGMTAF; this is encoded by the coding sequence ATGGGCAGGCTGGACGGCAAGGTGGCGCTCATCAGCGGCGGGGCAAAGGGCCAGGGGGCGACGGAGGCCCGCATGTTCGCCAAGGAGGGCGCGAAGATCGTCATCGGCGACCTGCTGGACGCCGAGGGGCAGGCGGTGGCGGCGGAGATTGCGGAGATGGGCGGCGACTGCACGTACGTGCACCTCAACGTGACGAGCGAGGCCGACTGGCGGGCGGCGGTCGAGACGGCGGTGTCGGAGTACGGCAAGGTGGATGTGCTGATCAACAACGCGGGCATCCTGATGAACGGCCGCGTAGAGGACACGACGGAAGCGGAATGGGACGCTGTGCTCGATGTTAACGCGAAGGGCGTGTTTCTCGGGACGAAGGCGGTCATCGACGAGATGCGGAAGGCGGGGGGCGGTTCCATCATCAACATCTCCTCGACGTCGGGGCTGGTGGGCTCCTTTAACACGACCGCCTACAACGCGTCGAAGGGCGCGGTGCGGCTGCTGACCAAGTCGACGGCGCTGCAATATGGCCGCGAGGGAATCCGGGCGAACTCGATTCACCCGGGGCCCATCGACACGGAGATGATCCAGCTCGTCTGGCAGGACCCGGGCCGGAGCCGCGAGGAGACGGTCGCGAGGATCGCGCTGGGGCGGATCGGGACGGTGGAGGACATCGCGAACGGGGCGCTGTTCCTGGCGTCGGAGGAGTCGTCGTTCATGACGGGGAGCGAGTTGGTGATGGACGGGGGGATGACGGCGTTTTAG
- the pdxA gene encoding 4-hydroxythreonine-4-phosphate dehydrogenase PdxA, whose product MAGQPIIAITMGDPCGIGPEVIAKALTRPEVAELCTPVVIGNADIMRRAVELTGVGLDVRAVESVEDASVAAMAAGGEGSVTVLDIGNYDAAGMVAGEISAVAGKAAMEWVVRAGELCLDGTVAAMATAPLHKEAASLAGYVDIGHMEVLQRLAEAPKVLTMLMSKGLRVVHLTTHRSLRRACEYVTHDNILTALRLTDSSFKTWGVPEPRIGVAALNPHASDGGLIGDEEATEITPAVESALGEGINAVGPVPADTVFLQGVRGDYDAILAMYHDQGHIAVKMFGFEESITVNLGLPFIRTSVDHGTAFDIAWQNKADATSMVESIRAAADLVTGEGIARPVG is encoded by the coding sequence GTGGCTGGACAGCCCATTATCGCGATTACGATGGGGGACCCTTGCGGCATTGGGCCGGAGGTCATTGCGAAGGCGTTGACTCGGCCTGAGGTGGCTGAGTTGTGCACGCCGGTGGTAATCGGGAACGCCGATATTATGCGGCGGGCCGTGGAGCTGACGGGCGTGGGTCTCGACGTGCGGGCGGTGGAGTCGGTGGAGGATGCCTCGGTCGCCGCTATGGCGGCGGGCGGCGAGGGCTCGGTCACGGTGCTGGACATCGGCAACTACGACGCTGCTGGCATGGTGGCTGGGGAGATCTCGGCGGTTGCCGGCAAGGCGGCGATGGAGTGGGTGGTGCGCGCGGGTGAGCTGTGCCTCGACGGGACCGTCGCGGCGATGGCGACCGCGCCGCTGCACAAGGAGGCCGCGAGCCTTGCGGGGTACGTGGACATTGGCCACATGGAGGTGCTGCAGCGGCTGGCGGAGGCGCCCAAGGTGCTGACGATGCTGATGTCGAAGGGGCTACGCGTGGTGCACCTGACCACGCACCGCTCACTGCGGCGCGCCTGCGAGTACGTCACGCACGACAACATCCTGACGGCGCTGCGTCTGACCGACTCGTCGTTCAAGACGTGGGGAGTCCCGGAGCCGCGCATAGGCGTGGCGGCGCTCAACCCGCACGCCTCCGACGGCGGGCTCATCGGGGACGAGGAGGCGACGGAGATCACGCCCGCGGTCGAGTCGGCTCTCGGGGAGGGGATCAACGCCGTCGGGCCCGTGCCAGCGGACACCGTGTTCCTGCAGGGCGTTCGCGGCGACTATGACGCCATTCTCGCGATGTACCACGATCAGGGGCACATCGCGGTGAAGATGTTCGGGTTCGAGGAGAGCATCACCGTGAACTTGGGGCTCCCCTTCATCCGCACGTCCGTGGACCATGGGACGGCGTTTGACATCGCGTGGCAGAACAAGGCGGACGCGACGAGCATGGTGGAGTCCATCCGTGCTGCGGCAGACCTCGTCACGGGCGAGGGCATCGCGCGGCCGGTGGGGTAA
- the proC gene encoding pyrroline-5-carboxylate reductase encodes MRIGFIGGGTMAEAILSGVLERELASAEDIAVAEVIERRREYLSERYGVVVTDDGVAAAQHGSLALLAVKPQDLPKAMEGLRKSLSEEQAALSIVAGATIKSISRGLDHDSIVRIMPNTPAQIGAGVSVWTATDKTPPERVEETRELLQAIGKEVYVPSEKYVDMATGLSGSGPAYVFLFIEALTDAGVQVGLSRDIAATLATQTVLGSAQLLQQSGRHPAELRNAVTSPGGTTAEGLLSLESNRFRAAVMEAVEAAYEKAVQLGEED; translated from the coding sequence ATGCGCATTGGTTTCATCGGCGGGGGGACGATGGCGGAGGCCATTCTGAGCGGCGTGCTGGAGCGCGAGCTGGCGTCTGCGGAGGACATTGCGGTGGCCGAGGTCATCGAGAGGCGGCGCGAGTACCTCTCGGAGCGGTACGGCGTCGTCGTGACGGACGACGGCGTGGCGGCGGCGCAGCACGGGAGCCTGGCGCTGCTGGCGGTGAAGCCGCAGGACCTGCCGAAAGCGATGGAGGGGCTGCGGAAGTCGCTGTCAGAGGAGCAGGCGGCGCTGAGCATCGTGGCGGGAGCGACAATCAAGTCGATCAGCAGGGGGCTGGACCACGACAGCATCGTGCGGATCATGCCCAACACCCCGGCGCAAATCGGCGCGGGGGTGAGCGTGTGGACGGCGACGGACAAGACGCCGCCGGAGCGCGTCGAGGAGACGCGGGAGCTGCTGCAGGCCATCGGCAAAGAGGTGTACGTGCCGAGCGAGAAGTACGTCGACATGGCGACGGGGTTGAGCGGCAGCGGACCGGCGTACGTGTTCCTGTTCATCGAGGCGCTGACGGACGCAGGCGTGCAGGTGGGGCTGTCGCGAGACATCGCCGCGACGCTGGCGACGCAGACGGTGCTCGGGAGCGCGCAGCTGCTGCAGCAGAGCGGCCGGCACCCGGCGGAGCTGCGGAACGCGGTGACCTCGCCGGGCGGGACGACGGCGGAGGGGCTGCTGTCGCTCGAGAGCAACCGGTTCCGCGCGGCGGTGATGGAAGCGGTGGAGGCTGCATACGAGAAGGCTGTGCAGCTTGGTGAGGAGGACTAG
- a CDS encoding YggT family protein, with protein MQAIGALLINLLYLFVFAIFIRSILTWFPISPNNPIKMALDQLTEPILGPIRRYMPRFGMLDLSPMITIIVIIFLIVPLMRALFGV; from the coding sequence GTGCAAGCTATCGGAGCCCTGCTCATCAACCTGCTGTACCTGTTTGTCTTTGCCATATTCATACGTTCGATTCTGACGTGGTTTCCCATCTCGCCCAACAATCCCATCAAGATGGCGCTGGACCAGCTCACGGAGCCGATCCTCGGCCCCATCCGACGCTACATGCCCCGCTTCGGCATGCTGGACCTGAGCCCGATGATCACCATCATTGTCATCATCTTCCTCATCGTTCCGCTGATGCGCGCCCTGTTCGGGGTCTAG
- a CDS encoding DegV family protein: MERTPQGTAAVAVIVDSTSSLTAAHIGDLPIEVVPMQVSVGGRNYLDGVDITAEEFYRLIRDDSVPAQTAAPPPAAFEDAFQRAFAAGRDVLCITTTSKLSATYSIATAALEFTLASFPERRGVVIDSATAGGAEALVALAAARLAADSARLEAVEEVARSIVGRVYFIGILESLRRLQFGGRVPRAAMWAASLLNIKPILGIWPGEGEVRMVARPRTRARAIERVLDTMAEETGGRPVRVVVMHAAAAEDAEEIHRRISERFECRESLIVPFTPVIGAHTGPGLLGVAFYAEE, encoded by the coding sequence ATGGAACGCACCCCACAAGGCACGGCAGCCGTAGCGGTCATCGTGGACAGCACGTCGTCATTGACGGCTGCGCACATTGGCGACCTGCCGATTGAGGTTGTCCCGATGCAGGTGAGCGTTGGCGGGCGGAACTACCTGGACGGCGTCGACATCACAGCGGAGGAGTTCTACCGCCTGATCAGGGACGACAGCGTCCCGGCGCAGACGGCCGCGCCCCCGCCTGCGGCCTTCGAGGACGCGTTCCAGCGCGCTTTTGCCGCCGGTCGAGACGTGCTCTGCATTACGACCACCTCGAAGTTGAGCGCGACGTACAGCATCGCGACGGCCGCGCTGGAGTTCACGTTGGCGTCATTTCCTGAGCGCCGGGGCGTCGTGATTGACAGCGCGACTGCGGGAGGCGCGGAGGCGCTCGTGGCGCTGGCGGCTGCGCGACTGGCGGCCGACAGCGCGAGGCTCGAGGCGGTGGAAGAGGTCGCGAGGAGTATCGTCGGGCGGGTGTACTTCATCGGCATCCTGGAGTCGTTGCGGCGGCTGCAGTTCGGCGGGCGCGTGCCTCGGGCGGCCATGTGGGCGGCGTCGCTGCTGAACATCAAGCCGATCCTGGGCATCTGGCCGGGCGAGGGCGAGGTCCGGATGGTGGCGCGGCCCCGCACAAGGGCAAGGGCCATCGAGAGGGTGCTGGACACCATGGCCGAGGAGACCGGCGGGAGGCCGGTGCGCGTGGTGGTCATGCACGCTGCCGCCGCGGAGGACGCCGAGGAGATACACCGCCGGATCTCGGAGCGGTTCGAGTGCAGGGAGAGCCTCATCGTGCCGTTCACGCCGGTCATCGGCGCGCATACGGGGCCGGGCCTGCTGGGCGTAGCCTTCTACGCGGAGGAGTAG
- the fabF gene encoding beta-ketoacyl-ACP synthase II: MTDARIVVTGIGVVSPIGLTADATWESLVAGKSGVGRISAFDPEGFETTIAAEIPEFDPTNYMDRKEARRADRFSQFALAAAREALGQADLLREEPLGDRVSSLIASGVGGIITLSEQYDVLREKGPKRISPFLVPMMLVDMAGGNVSITYGARGPSFATVSACASGADAIGMGMDLIRKGDIDVAICGGSEAPICPIAVAGFNSAGALSRNNEVPEAASRPFDAQRDGFIIGEGGAVLIIERLEHALARGARPIVELGGYGVTSDASHITQPAPFGEGGARAMRQAIAGAGLKPEDVDYINAHGTSTPINDKAETDAVKSVWGEDAHKVAISSSKSMTGHLLGAAGAIESAICVMAIERGAIPPTINLTNPDPECDLDYTPHNARMTKVDVAMTNSLGFGGHNTSLLFHRFEA, encoded by the coding sequence GTGACGGACGCGAGAATAGTGGTGACAGGGATAGGCGTGGTCAGCCCCATCGGCCTGACGGCGGACGCGACGTGGGAGTCGCTGGTTGCGGGGAAGTCGGGCGTCGGGCGCATCAGCGCTTTTGACCCGGAGGGGTTTGAGACGACGATTGCCGCGGAGATCCCTGAGTTTGACCCGACGAACTACATGGACCGCAAGGAAGCCCGCCGAGCCGACCGGTTCTCGCAGTTTGCGCTTGCCGCGGCGCGGGAGGCGCTGGGGCAGGCGGACCTGCTGCGCGAGGAGCCGCTGGGCGACCGGGTGTCGTCGCTCATCGCGAGCGGCGTGGGCGGCATCATCACGCTGTCCGAGCAGTACGACGTGCTGCGGGAGAAGGGCCCGAAGCGCATCAGCCCGTTCCTTGTCCCCATGATGCTGGTGGACATGGCGGGCGGCAACGTCTCGATCACCTACGGCGCGCGCGGACCCAGCTTCGCCACGGTGTCCGCATGCGCCAGTGGCGCGGACGCCATCGGCATGGGCATGGACCTCATCCGCAAGGGCGACATCGACGTGGCCATCTGCGGCGGCTCCGAGGCGCCCATCTGCCCCATTGCCGTAGCGGGCTTCAACTCGGCGGGCGCGCTCTCGCGGAACAACGAGGTGCCTGAGGCGGCCTCGCGCCCCTTCGACGCGCAGCGCGACGGCTTCATCATCGGCGAGGGCGGGGCGGTCCTCATCATCGAGCGGCTGGAGCACGCGCTGGCGCGCGGCGCGCGGCCGATCGTCGAGCTTGGGGGCTACGGCGTCACCTCGGACGCGTCGCACATCACGCAGCCGGCGCCCTTCGGCGAGGGCGGCGCGCGGGCGATGCGGCAGGCCATCGCGGGGGCGGGCCTCAAGCCGGAGGACGTCGACTACATCAACGCCCACGGCACATCGACGCCCATCAACGACAAGGCGGAGACGGACGCCGTCAAGTCCGTCTGGGGTGAGGACGCACACAAGGTGGCGATCAGCTCGTCCAAGTCGATGACGGGGCACCTGCTGGGGGCCGCGGGCGCCATCGAGTCGGCGATCTGCGTGATGGCGATCGAACGCGGCGCCATCCCGCCCACCATCAATCTGACCAACCCGGACCCGGAGTGCGACCTGGACTACACGCCGCACAACGCCCGGATGACGAAGGTGGACGTGGCCATGACCAACTCCCTGGGGTTTGGCGGCCACAACACCTCACTGCTCTTCCATCGGTTCGAAGCGTAG
- the recJ gene encoding single-stranded-DNA-specific exonuclease RecJ has protein sequence MPDEAVEALRLPRLWAQLLYNRGIETRDMAWELLHASEDALHDPFLFSEMDAAVDRVMLAVTEGETIAIFGDFDTDGVTASVLLYESLLAAGGDAFVHLPHRVRDGHGLNAEAVTAIAEQGASLIITVDCGITSGEEVRLAKGLDMDVILTDHHAPIGTPPEAFAMVTPTEAYPFPFLTGAGLAFKLVQAIHSRMETPVPAGALELASLGTVADMAPLLGENRAIATLGLERLRETERPGLLALLASAGVSRETLDHESIPFIIAPRLNAAGRMDSPDLAFSLLTEEDPSAAQELASRIEMLNRERRALTQELLDEGMRLAGPQVADGERLLFLAGEQFNPGVSGLVAGRLVERFSRPAIVVAIDGDIARASGRSIADFHLANALAECGERFLHFGGHPAAAGFVARTDDLDAIRASLQALARERLHDATLEPTLRVDAEASFAEMPGQTMGFLQRLAPFGQENPPPAFLAREVAVTGVRRMGSEGQHMRLQLRQDGTTWEAVAFNQSWPEDFDERGAIDVVYTPESNTFNGRTRLQMRVVDLRAAGDG, from the coding sequence GTGCCCGACGAGGCCGTTGAGGCGCTGCGGCTGCCCCGGCTGTGGGCGCAGCTCCTCTACAACCGGGGCATCGAGACGCGCGACATGGCGTGGGAGCTCCTGCACGCCTCAGAGGACGCGCTGCACGACCCGTTCCTCTTCTCCGAGATGGATGCCGCCGTCGACCGCGTGATGTTGGCGGTGACTGAGGGGGAGACGATCGCCATCTTCGGCGACTTCGACACGGACGGCGTCACGGCGTCCGTGCTGCTGTACGAATCGCTGCTCGCGGCAGGAGGGGACGCATTCGTCCACCTGCCGCACCGGGTGCGCGACGGGCACGGGCTGAACGCCGAGGCGGTGACGGCCATCGCGGAACAAGGCGCGTCGCTCATCATCACCGTCGACTGCGGCATCACCTCTGGCGAGGAGGTGCGGCTGGCCAAAGGCCTCGACATGGACGTCATCCTGACGGATCACCACGCGCCCATAGGGACGCCGCCCGAGGCGTTCGCCATGGTCACGCCCACGGAGGCCTACCCCTTCCCGTTCCTCACGGGCGCTGGGCTGGCGTTCAAGCTGGTGCAGGCCATCCACAGCCGGATGGAGACGCCCGTGCCCGCCGGCGCGCTGGAGCTTGCATCTCTGGGCACGGTTGCGGACATGGCCCCTCTGCTCGGCGAGAACCGGGCGATAGCGACGCTGGGGCTGGAGCGACTGCGCGAGACGGAGCGGCCCGGCCTGCTGGCGCTGCTTGCGTCGGCGGGCGTGTCGCGGGAGACGCTGGACCACGAGTCGATCCCGTTCATCATCGCGCCGCGCCTCAACGCCGCCGGGCGCATGGACAGCCCCGACCTTGCCTTCAGCCTGCTGACGGAGGAGGACCCGTCCGCCGCGCAGGAGCTGGCGTCGCGCATCGAGATGCTCAACCGCGAGCGGCGGGCGCTCACGCAGGAGCTGCTGGACGAGGGGATGCGGCTGGCGGGGCCGCAGGTGGCGGATGGCGAGCGGCTCCTGTTCCTCGCGGGCGAGCAGTTCAACCCCGGCGTCAGCGGGCTCGTGGCCGGCCGGCTTGTCGAGCGATTCTCGCGACCCGCCATTGTGGTAGCTATCGACGGTGACATTGCCCGCGCGAGCGGGCGCAGCATCGCGGACTTTCACCTCGCCAACGCGCTCGCGGAATGCGGCGAGCGCTTCCTGCATTTCGGCGGGCACCCGGCTGCGGCCGGGTTTGTGGCGCGGACGGATGACCTCGACGCCATCCGCGCGTCGTTGCAGGCGCTCGCGCGGGAGCGGCTCCACGACGCGACGCTGGAGCCGACGCTGCGCGTGGACGCCGAGGCAAGCTTCGCCGAGATGCCGGGGCAGACGATGGGCTTCCTCCAACGGCTGGCCCCGTTCGGGCAGGAAAACCCGCCGCCAGCGTTCCTCGCAAGGGAGGTCGCGGTGACCGGCGTGCGCCGGATGGGCAGCGAGGGACAACACATGCGGCTGCAGCTTCGACAAGACGGCACGACGTGGGAGGCCGTCGCGTTCAACCAGTCGTGGCCGGAGGACTTCGACGAGCGGGGGGCGATTGACGTGGTGTATACGCCCGAGAGCAACACATTCAACGGGCGCACACGGCTGCAGATGCGGGTGGTGGACTTGCGGGCGGCGGGGGACGGCTAG